A region from the Medicago truncatula cultivar Jemalong A17 chromosome 6, MtrunA17r5.0-ANR, whole genome shotgun sequence genome encodes:
- the LOC25495271 gene encoding probable phosphoribosylformylglycinamidine synthase, chloroplastic/mitochondrial, whose protein sequence is MAAAGEIGVSEFLQGTCRQTLFFLKKPHKPTSQLLWGTLCNRGRVSSSSRKSLSLRCQAQVNPRVVVSGTAASSVEQHSGLVEKPSAQVIHFYRVPFIQESAAAELLKKAQAKISNQIVDLKTEQCFNVGLGSHLSSGKLSVLRWLLSETFEPENLGTESFLEKKRKEGLEKVIVEVGPRLSFTTAWSANAVSICQSCGLTEVNRLERSRRYLLYTNGELQEHQINEFAAMVHDRMTECVYTQKLTSFETSVVPEEFYYIPVTEKGRKALEEINLKMGFAFDDQDLEYYTKLFREDIKRNPTNVELFDIAQSNSEHSRHWFFTGKIFIDGQPMNKTLMQIVKSTLQANPNNSVIGFKDNSSAIRGFQVKPLRPVQPGSTSPLNLIERIMHILFTAETHNFPCAVAPHPGAETGAGGRIRDTHAAGRGSFVQAATAGYCVGNLNTAVLYAPWEDPSFTYPSNLASPLQILIDASNGASDYGNKFGEPLIQGFCRTFGMRLPSGDRREWLKPIMFSAGIGQIDHLHISKGEPDIGMLVVKIGGPAYRIGMGGGAASSMVSGQNDAELDFNAVQRGDAEMAQKLYRLVRACIELGDKNPIVSIHDQGAGGNCNVVKEIIYPKGAEIDVRAIVVGDHTMSVLEIWGAEYQEQDAILVKPESHELLKSICKRERVSMAVIGTISGDGRVVLVDSLATQKCLSNGLPPPPPAVDLELKKVLGDMPQKSFEFNRIVYEREPLDIAPGITVMDSLKRVLSLPSVCSKRFLTTKVDRCVTGLVAQQQTVGPLQIPLADVAVTAQTFTDVTGGACAIGEQPIKGLLDPTAMARLAVGEALTNLVWAKVTSLSDVKASGNWMYAAKLDGEGAAMYDAAISLSEAMIELGIAIDGGKDSLSMAAHSGSEVVRAPGNLVISVYVTCPDITKTVTPDLKLEDDGVLLHIDLSKGKRRLGGSALAQAFDQVGDECPDVDDIPYLKKVFEGVQELLTDELISAGHDISDGGLLVCALEMAFAGNRGFVLDLNSQGKSLFQTLYAEELGLVLEVSKKNLTNVMEKLNSAGVLAEIIGQVTITPSIEVKVDGVTCLEEKTSILRDMWEDTSFQLEKFQRLASCVDMEREGLKHRYEPSWELTYTPSFTDDKYMSAALKPKVAVIREEGSNGDREMAAAFYAAGFEPWDVTMSDLLNGVVSLQEFRGIVFVGGFSYADVLDSAKGWSASIRFNESVLKQFQEFYKRPDTFSLGVCNGCQLMALLGWVPGPQVGGVHGAGGDLSQPRFIHNESGRFECRFTNVTIKDSPAMMFKGMAGSTMGIWTAHGEGRAYFPDEGVLERVVHSDLAPVRYCDDAGNPTETYPFNVNGSPLGVAAICSPDGRHLAMMPHPERCFLMWQFPWYPKLWNVDKKGPSPWLRMFQNARDWCS, encoded by the exons ATGGCAGCTGCTGGAGAAATTGGGGTATCTGAATTCCTTCAG GGTACATGCAGACAAACATTGTTTTTTCTAAAGAAACCTCATAAACCTACAAGTCAATTGCTTTGGGGTACCCTTTGTAACAGGGGTCGTGTTTCAAGTTCATCTCGAAAATCGTTGAGTTTGAGATGTCAAGCTCAAGTAAATCCAAGAGTTGTGGTTTCTGGGACTGCTGCAAGTTCAGTAGAACAACATTCTGGTTTGGTCGAGAAGCCTTCTGCTCAAGTTATTCATTTTTACCGTGTACCGTTTATCCAAGAAAGTGCAGCTGCCGAGCTTTTAAAGAAAGCTCAAGCAAAGATCTCTAATCAGATAGTGGACTTAAAGACTGAACAATGCTTTAATGTTGGCCTTGGTTCACACCTTTCAAGCGGAAAGCTTTCGGTTCTTAGATGGCTTCTTTCAGAAACATTTGAGCCTGAGAATTTAGGAACTGAGAGCTTTCTTGAGAAAAAGAGGAAGGAGGGTCTGGAGAAAGTTATAGTTGAGGTTGGTCCCAGGTTATCATTTACCACAGCATGGTCTGCCAATGCTGTGTCAATTTGCCAATCATGTGGTTTGACAGAAGTGAATCGTTTGGAACGGTCAAGGAGGTATTTGTTGTATACAAATGGTGAATTACAAGAACATCAAATTAATGAATTTGCAGCTATGGTGCATGATAGGATGACTGAATGCGTTTATACCCAGAAGCTAACATCCTTTGAAACCAGTGTAGTTCCGgaggaattttattatatacCTGTCACGGAGAAGGGGAGGAAGGCATTGGAAGAGATTAATCTGAAGATGGGTTTCGCATTTGATGACCAGGATTTGGAATACTACACCAAACTTTTCAGAGAAGATATTAAGCGTAATCCAACGAATGTGGAATTGTTTGATATTGCTCAGTCCAACAGTGAGCATAGCAGGCATTGGTTTTTTACCGGAAAGATTTTTATTGACGGACAACCTATGAATAAGACTCTGATGCAAATTGTGAAAAGCACTTTACAGGCAAATCCAAACAACTCAGTTATTGGCTTTAAGGATAACTCGAGTGCAATTAGGGGTTTCCAAGTAAAGCCATTACGACCAGTTCAGCCCGGTTCAACAAGTCCGTTAAACTTGATAGAACGCATCATGCATATCTTATTTACAGCTGAAACACATAATTTTCCATGTGCAGTGGCACCTCATCCCGGTGCAGAGACAGGTGCAGGAGGTCGCATTAGGGATACACATGCAGCAGGAAGGGGTTCGTTTGTGCAAGCAGCTACAGCTGGTTATTGTGTTGGGAATCTCAACACCGCAGTGCTCTATGCTCCATGGGAAGATCCGTCCTTTACTTATCCGTCAAATTTGGCCTCGCCTTTGCAGATTCTTATTGATGCAAGTAATGGTGCTTCTGACTACGGGAACAAATTTGGGGAGCCGTTGATCCAAGGCTTCTGTAGAACTTTTGGAATGAGACTTCCAAGTGGGGATAGGCGGGAATGGTTGAAGCCGATCATGTTTAGTGCAGGAATTGGCCAGATTGACCATCTTCATATATCAAAAGGAGAGCCTGACATTGGAATGCTGGTTGTTAAAATTGGTGGTCCAGCTTATCGTATTGGGATGGGAGGCGGGGCAGCCTCAAGTATGGTTAGTGGACAGAATGATGCTGAGCTTGATTTCAATGCTGTGCAACGTGGGGATGCTGAGATGGCACAGAAACTTTATCGTCTTGTTCGTGCTTGTATTGAGTTGGGGGATAAAAATCCAATTGTTAGCATTCATGATCAAGGTGCTGGTGGGAACTGCAATGTTGTGAAGGAAATTATATATCCAAAGGGTGCTGAGATAGATGTCAGAGCAATTGTGGTTGGTGATCATACAATGTCTGTTCTAGAGATTTGGGGTGCAGAGTATCAGGAGCAAGATGCGATCTTGGTGAAGCCAGAAAGTCATGAGCTCCTAAAATCAATTTGTAAAAGGGAAAGAGTTTCAATGGCTGTGATTGGAACTATTAGTGGTGATGGACGAGTTGTGTTAGTTGATAGTTTAGCAACTCAGAAGTGTCTCTCAAATGGACTTCCTCCACCTCCCCCTGCTGTGGATCTTGAACTTAAGAAGGTCCTCGGTGACATGCCGCAGAAATCTTTTGAATTTAATCGAATTGTTTATGAGCGGGAGCCACTTGATATTGCCCCCGGGATTACAGTAATGGATTCTCTGAAGAGGGTATTGAGTTTACCATCTGTCTGTTCAAAACGCTTCTTAACAACAAAAGTTGATAGGTGTGTTACCGGTTTAGTGGCACAGCAGCAAACTGTTGGCCCTTTGCAAATTCCCCTTGCTGATGTTGCTGTTACCGCTCAGACTTTTACCGACGTGACTGGAGGTGCATGTGCCATTGGGGAACAACCCATCAAAGGCCTGTTAGACCCAACGGCGATGGCTCGGTTAGCCGTTGGAGAAGCACTCACCAATCTTGTATGGGCAAAGGTGACTTCACTTTCTGATGTCAAGGCGAGTGGAAATTGGATGTATGCTGCCAAGCTTGATGGGGAAGGGGCTGCCATGTATGATGCTGCCATATCTTTGTCGGAAGCAATGATTGAACTTGGTATTGCTATTGATGGAGGAAAAGACAGTCTTTCTATGGCTGCCCATTCCGGAAGCGAAGTTGTCAGAGCTCCTGGAAATCTTGTAATTAGTGTTTATGTTACTTGTCCTGATATTACAAAAACCGTGACTCCAGATTTAAAACTTGAAGACGATGGTGTTTTGCTTCATATTGATTTGTCAAAGGGTAAGCGTCGATTAGGTGGATCTGCTCTTGCACAAGCATTTGACCAAGTTGGAGATGAGTGTCCTGATGTTGATGATATACCTTACCTTAAAAAGGTCTTTGAAGGTGTTCAAGAGCTTCTTACTGACGAACTGATCTCTGCCGGTCATGATATCAGTGATGGTGGGCTACTAGTTTGTGCGTTAGAGATGGCATTTGCTGGTAATCGTGGATTTGTTTTGGACTTGAATTCACAAGGCAAGAGCCTTTTCCAAACACTATATGCAGAAGAGCTTGGGTTAGTTCTTGAGGTAAGCAAGAAAAATTTGACTAATGTGATGGAGAAATTGAACAGTGCGGGAGTTTTGGCTGAGATCATCGGTCAAGTTACTATCACTCCATCAATTGAAGTTAAGGTTGATGGGGTGACTTGTTTGGAAGAAAAAACTAGTATTCTTAGAGACATGTGGGAAGATACTAGTTTTCAGCTGGAAAAATTCCAAAGATTGGCTTCTTGTGTGGATATGGAGAGAGAAGGGCTTAAACATCGTTACGAGCCCTCATGGGAACTGACATACACTCCTTCCTTCACTGATGATAAGTACATGTCTGCTGCTTTAAAACCTAAAGTAGCCGTGATAAGAGAAGAAGGGAGCAACGGAGACAGAGAAATGGCTGCAGCGTTTTATGCTGCCGGTTTTGAACCGTGGGATGTTACTATGTCAGATCTTCTTAATGGTGTGGTCTCTTTGCAAGAGTTCCGTGGAATTGTGTTTGTTGGTGGGTTTAGCTATGCCGATGTGCTTGACTCTGCAAAGGGTTGGTCCGCTTCCATAAGATTTAATGAGTCTGTTTTAAAGCAGTTTCAAGAGTTTTACAAGCGTCCCGACACTTTCAGTCTAGGTGTATGCAATGGTTGTCAACTCATGGCTTTGTTGGGATGGGTACCAGGACCTCAAGTTGGCGGTGTGCATGGTGCCGGCGGCGACCTATCGCAGCCTAGGTTCATTCACAACGAGTCCGGAAGATTTGAATGCCGCTTTACAAATGTGACAATAAAGGACTCACCGGCTATGATGTTCAAAGGTATGGCTGGTAGTACAATGGGGATATGGACTGCTCATGGTGAGGGAAGAGCTTATTTCCCGGACGAAGGTGTGTTGGAACGTGTTGTTCATTCAGATTTAGCTCCTGTAAGATATTGTGATGATGCTGGTAATCCAACAGAGACATATCCTTTCAATGTGAATGGCTCTCCTTTAGGAGTAGCAGCTATTTGTTCTCCCGACGGAAGACATCTTGCAATGATGCCTCATCCAGAGCGTTGCTTCTTAATGTGGCAGTTTCCTTGGTATCCAAAGTTGTGGAATGTTGATAAGAAGGGGCCAAGTCCTTGGTTGCGCATGTTCCAGAATGCTCGAGATTGGTGTTCCTGA
- the LOC25495272 gene encoding transcription factor MYBS1 isoform X2 gives MRQYDEHSDKSNVADRRHAYRSFSCTGRDDFLSDVNMVDQLMDNPFLSASRGIGSGGVRRGWDPVKFFASSFGYAWTWIPWTEEEHKLFSVGLQKVDKGDWRGISRNYVKTRTPSQVASHAQKFV, from the exons ATGCGCCAGTACGACGAACACTCTGATAAGTCCAATGTTGCCGATCGTCGTCACGCTTATCGCTCTTTCTCTTGCACTGGCCGCGACGATTTCCTCTCAG ATGTTAACATGGTGGATCAATTAATGGACAATCCATTCCTTTCTGCTTCCCGTGGAATTGGATCCGGTGGAGTTCGACGTGGTTGGGATCCGGTGAAATTCTTTGCTTCTTCGTTTGGATATGCCTGGACTTG GATTCCGTGGACGGAGGAAGAGCACAAGTTGTTTTCGGTTGGATTGCAGAAAGTTGACAAAGGTGATTGGAGAGGAATCTCAAGGAACTATGTGAAAACAAGAACGCCTTCGCAGGTTGCAAGTCATGCTCAGAA GTTTGTATGA
- the LOC25495272 gene encoding uncharacterized protein isoform X1, with the protein MRQYDEHSDKSNVADRRHAYRSFSCTGRDDFLSDVNMVDQLMDNPFLSASRGIGSGGVRRGWDPVKFFASSFGYAWTWIPWTEEEHKLFSVGLQKVDKGDWRGISRNYVKTRTPSQVASHAQKYFLCRSLYDATKSRNGSPISVNKYEQYLSAVAFAVTTFGTVALMSGFFT; encoded by the exons ATGCGCCAGTACGACGAACACTCTGATAAGTCCAATGTTGCCGATCGTCGTCACGCTTATCGCTCTTTCTCTTGCACTGGCCGCGACGATTTCCTCTCAG ATGTTAACATGGTGGATCAATTAATGGACAATCCATTCCTTTCTGCTTCCCGTGGAATTGGATCCGGTGGAGTTCGACGTGGTTGGGATCCGGTGAAATTCTTTGCTTCTTCGTTTGGATATGCCTGGACTTG GATTCCGTGGACGGAGGAAGAGCACAAGTTGTTTTCGGTTGGATTGCAGAAAGTTGACAAAGGTGATTGGAGAGGAATCTCAAGGAACTATGTGAAAACAAGAACGCCTTCGCAGGTTGCAAGTCATGCTCAGAAGTACTTTCTCTGCCGAA GTTTGTATGATGCAACCAAAAGCAGAAATGGATCTCCAATTTCAGTCAACAAATATGAGCAATACTTAAGTGCAGTTGCATTTGCTGTTACTACTTTTGGAACGGTTGCTTTGATGAGTGGATTCTTCACTTAA
- the LOC25495273 gene encoding hypersensitive-induced response protein 1 — MGQALGCVQVDQSNVAIKEHFGKFADVLEPGCHCLPWCLGYQIAGGLSLRVQQLDVKCETKTKDNVFVNVVASVQYRAVADKASDAFYRLTNTREQIQSYVFDVIRASVPKLELDAVFEQKNDIAKAVEEELEKAMSMYGYQIVQTLIVDIEPDVNVKRAMNEINAAARMRLAANEKAEAEKILQIKKAEGEAESKYLSGLGIARQRQAIVDGLRDSVLAFSENVPGTTAKDVMDMVLVTQYFDTMKEIGASSKSSSVFIPHGPGAVRDIAVQIRDGLLQGNAANL, encoded by the exons ATGGGTCAAGCATTAGGATGCGTTCAAGTTGATCAGTCCAATGTTGCTATCAAAGAGCACTTTGGAAAATTCGCTGATGTTTTGGAACCTGGATGTCATTGTCTGCCTTGGTGTCTTGGTTACCAGATTGCTGGTGGATTATCGCTTCGTGTTCAGCAACTTGATGTTAAATGCGAGACGAAAACTAAG GATAATGTCTTTGTGAATGTGGTTGCATCTGTACAATACCGTGCTGTGGCTGACAAAGCGTCTGATGCCTTTTATCGGCTCACCAACACAAGGGAACAGATCCAATCATATGTTTTTGATG TTATAAGGGCCAGTGTGCCGAAGTTGGAATTGGATGCTGTCTTTGAGCAGAAGAATGATATTGCAAAGGCTGTTGAAGAGGAGCTTGAGAag GCGATGTCAATGTACGGATATCAGATAGTCCAGACTCTCATTGTTGATATTGAGCCTGATGTTAATGTCAAGAGAGCAATGAACGAGATCAATGCAG CTGCAAGAATGAGGTTGGCTGCGAACGAGAAGGCTGAAGCAGAAAAGATATTGCAGATCAAGAAAGCTGAAGGAGAAGCTGAGTCCAAATATCTGTCAGGACTCGGTATAGCTCGCCAACGTCAAGCAATTGTTGACGGACTGAGAGACAGCGTGCTTGCATTCTCAGAGAATGTTCCCGGAACAACTGCTAAAGATGTCATGGACATGGTGTTGGTGACTCAATACTTCGACACCATGAAGGAAATTGGTGCATCCTCAAAATCGTCATCTGTGTTCATTCCACATGGTCCTGGTGCTGTCAGGGACATTGCTGTGCAGATTAGAGATGGTCTTCTTCAGGGAAATGCTGCAAACTTATAA